In Vicugna pacos chromosome 10, VicPac4, whole genome shotgun sequence, the following proteins share a genomic window:
- the KCNE3 gene encoding potassium voltage-gated channel subfamily E member 3, with amino-acid sequence METTNGTETWYKSLHAVLKALNATLHSNLLCRLSPDNLTEERHASLPSRDDNSYMYILFVMFLFAATVGSLILGYTRSRKVDKRSDPYHVYIKNRVSMI; translated from the coding sequence ATGGAGACCACCAATGGTACTGAGACTTGGTACAAGAGTCTGCATGCTGTGCTGAAGGCTCTAAATGCCACTCTTCACAGCAACTTGCTCTGCCGGCTGAGTCCAGACAACCTGACTGAGGAGCGGCACGCCAGCCTACCTAGCCGTGATGACAACTCCTACATGTACATTCTCTTTGTCATGTTCCTATTTGCTGCCACTGTGGGCAGCCTCATCCTGGGATACACCCGCTCCCGCAAAGTGGACAAGCGCAGTGACCCCTATCATGTGTACATCAAGAACCGTGTGTCCATGATCTGA